The genomic stretch GTGAGTCAGGGCTGTGGTGCGCAAGTAGTGGGGCTTTCGATCGCTGGCGCGATAGGTGAGAACGTCGACAGGGCTTGGGCGTTGCAGATTGTGGCTCAGCTCGATGGTCGGATCACCCAGCTGGATGGGGGTATTAGGGCCGTTGTTCAGCCAAGGGCGTTTGTTTCCCATGGGTAGCAAGGAAGTGACGCCCAGGGTCAAGGCAGTGGCCACTGTTGCCGCGAGCAAGCCGATAAACCATCGTGCCAGTCGGAATCCCAATCCGCCACGGGCGAGCCCTGGCCCTCCGGCGGTGAGCAAGACTGCCACATAGCCGCCAGCGACCAGCAGGAAACTCATGAAGTCGAGGTCTGCGGGATGCACCAGTGCGGTGAGGGCGTACGGCAGTGCCAGGGGGGTGATCACCCAAGCAGGTTGTTCCAGGGAATCGGCCAATATGTATGAGACCAGCCACAGCATAAACGCCAGGAACAGCATCAGCCAGCCCAGTGCGGGCTCAACGGGCAGCGGCGGTGTTGATCTCAGCAAGGTCTGGAAACCGCTGGCGAACAGGTTCGGAATTCCGGTCAGCGGGGAGCTGGCTGGTGTGATGCTCGTTCCCAACCAGATCAGCAGAATCAATCCGGACAGGGCTGCCAATATCACGCAGGAACGCTTCAGACGAAGCAGGGCAGCTACGGCGGCGATCAGTCCGGGGAGTCCAACCGTGAGGAGCAGTGACGACGAGAACACGGGGGCAGCAAACAAGGGGTTGAGCGAGAGCATGGACACGGTCACTGCCACCGAAATCACGGGAGGCAGGAGGGCGGAGGATCTGTTATTCATCGTGCTTCCCGCTGGGCGACAAGTCGACTCCAGGCCTGTGGCACGGAGTTGTCGGGGCCGAAGGTCACCATGTTCCACCCTGAGGTAGTGAGTAGCCGGCAGGCCTCCTCGTGGGCGCCGACTATCTCCGCTGGGAGACGAAAGGCGCGTGCGTCGGGGACCAGGGCATCGATGTCTGCGACTCGGGTCGTCGCGGCCACCAGCGCTGCGGCATCACGGGGACGGAGCAGCCCGAGCCCAGCAACTACGGTTCGTGCAGTTCCGAGGGCATCCGGGTCTGCGAGACAGTCCTCCAAGAGGGAACGCCCGGATGGTTCGACGTCTGTGACGGTGGCCAGCAGCCGGGACGCGGCGCCTGTCGATTCGCCGTTGACGGGGCGGAAGATCACACCGTCGGAACCGAGAAGGGCAACTCGGAGACGATCGCGAAGAAGCTCGGTGGCCACGGAAGCGCACAGCGACAATACCCACTCCAGCGTGGACTCGGGCCCGCTGCCGATGTGTGCCGTGGAGCGGGTGTCGACGATGATTGTCATGGCTGGGTCCCATGGCTGTTCTTCCAGGCGGACCATCAATTCACCACGTTTTGCGCTCATTCTCCAGTGCACGCGGCGCATTCCATCGCCATGACGGTGCTCGCGCACCAGAACGTCATCAGCACCCGCGTTTCCAATGCGTTGTGGTGTAGCGTCCCCACTGGCCCCTGAAGCCCGCCCTCCCTTGGGGAGAGGCAGAGGCCACAGCCTCGGCGTCACGCGCAGTGACGTAATGCGTTCAGCTGCCTGCCAGCTACGCCAGGCAACCCCGAAGGCATCGGAATTGCGTACCAGCAGGGGGCCGATCCGGAAATGGCCACGTTGTTGGGTGGTGATGTCGTACCCGGCGGCCTGTCGCCAGCGTCCCAGGCCGCGAACGAGGGTGAAAGTGGCGTCGCGGCCAAGAGCTTCCGGAAGTCGGTCGCGGAAACCGAGTGCGGAGAAGGAAACCGTTCTGCTGCTCGTGATCAGCAGGCGAACCCGAGCTACATCTCCGACGGGTAGGGAGTCGGGGATGACGGAACGCTTGCAGGTGAGACGTGGTGGTAGAACCAACACGGTCACGAGCCCCAGGAGGGGTAAGGAGACGATGAACACCCCCACCCAAGCCAGATCGGGTTCTCCCATGATGGCTGCGACCGCCGCGATGATGCCGCCGAATACCAGCATCGCCAGGCCGCGGCCCGTGAGTCCGAAACGGAACCCCTGCATGTCAGCTCCGGTGTGGTGGCTGAGTGGTGGTGACTATGCGTGTGATGACGGCCTCGTTTGACTGCCGGGCGATTTGTGCGTCAACTGTCAGCAAAACCCTGTGAGCCAGCAAAGGAACGGCCAAGGTCGTCACATCTTCCGGAATGACATAGTCGCGTCCTTGGAGGGCGGCTTCGACCCTGGCGGCTCGCATCAGGTGGACACAGGCGCGAGGACTCGCACCGAGCCGGAGCTCCGGGTCGGTGCGAGTTGAGCCCACAAGCCTCACGATGTAGTCGTTTATCACGGGAGCTACGTAGATTCCCCGCATCGTCGCGATAGCCCTCTCCACGTGGACGACATCCGTCACGGGATGGATGGTGGCGAGTTTATCTCCTCCTGCCTGGGCTGTGAGCATGGCCATCTCCGCTTGGTGGCCGGGATAGCCCATCTCGATTCTCGCCATGAAACGGTCGCGCTGGGCTTCTGGCAGAGGATAGGTTCCCTCCATCTCGATTGGATTCTGGGTCGCCACCACCATGAAGGGTCGTTTGAGCTGGTAGGTCTGTCCATCCGCGGAGACCTGCCCCTCGGCCATTGCCTCCAACAGCGCAGACTGGGTTTTCGGTGACGCCCGGTTGATTTCGTCTCCCAGCACGATGTTGGCGAAGATGCCACCAGGCTTGAACTCGAACTCACGAGTCTGCTGATTGAAGACCGACACGCCGGTGACATCGCTCGGAAGTAGATCGGGAGTGAACTGGATGCGGCTAACCGCCCCTGAGATGGAACGCCCGAGAGCCTTGGCGAGGACGGTCTTGCCGACTCCAGGAACGTCCTCGAGCAGGAGATGACCCTGTGCCAGCAGAACCAGAACCGTCATGTGTATCTGGTGCGGCTTGCCCTCTATAACGCTGCCGATCGACTGTTTCATCTGGTTGGCCAGCGCGCTCACCTCGGCCAGCGCCAAGGGGGCAGCAGCAGTCTGGGTCATGGGGCTCCTTGGGACTCGCAACGCTTTCCTGACGTGGATGAAGCCTAGGGCATCGGTCAAACACACCCAATGGAAGAGGACACGCGTCAAGTGGAGCTGGAGTGGAGGAAAGTGGGGTAATGTGGTGGCAAGTGGAGCGAAGTGGGGGCTTTGTGGAGGAGAGGGGGTTTCCGGTTGTTCCTTGGCACGCACACGCCGAAATTGGACGAGAAGGGGCGTTTGATCCTTCCCGCGAGGTTTCGGGAGGCACTCGAAGGGGGACTCGTCGTGACGCGTACACAGGAACGGGCGCTTGCCATCTATCCCAAGGACACTTTCGAGGCGCTCATGGCTCCCGTGAGTGCAGCACCCTCCACGTTGAAGCAGGTTCGTGACTATCAGCGCATGCTGACCGCAGGGGCCAGCTTCGAGGTTCCGGACCGGCAGGGGCGGATCACGATCCCACCGATTCTTCGTGCTTACGCGGGTTTGGAACGTGACGTCGTGGTGATCGGTGCCATGAACAGGGCCGAGATCTGGGACGCCGAGCACTGGGCCGAGTACCAGGCGGAACAGGAATCTGGTTTCGCCGAACTCGACGCGGAACTGCTGTCCCAACTGGGGCAGTGAGATCCCCGAGGTGGTGGTCCATCACCGGGGTTGACCCTGGCCTTACTTCCCCGAGGCCAGGTGCGATTCCGGTGAAGGAACCTCCCTCTCGGGGTACACGAACGGATGATTCGACGGGGTAACAGGAAGGAGATGGTCGTGACGGCCAAGGGCAGCAACCACGATCCGGTCATGCTCGACCGTGTCGTCGAGTTGTTGGCTCCATCCCTCGCCGTGCCTGACGCGGTCTATGTCGACTGCACTCTTGGCCTCGGAGGTCACGCCCGTGCGGTTCTGGAGGCAGCCCCATCGGCAAGGCTTATCGGCATTGATCGCGATCCTGAAGCTTTGGCGGTGGCGCGTGAGCGACTCGGATCGTTTGCAGAACGGATTGCCCTCGTGAAGGCCGTTTACGACGAACTGCCGGAAGTGCTTGCTGATCTTGGTGTTGATCAGGTGCATGCCGTACTGGCCGATCTCGGAGTCAGTTCCTTGCAGATAGACCGAGAGGAGCGTGGATTCGCCTATCGCGTCGATGCGCCCCTCGATATGCGCATGAGTGGGGGGGAAGGGCGAAGCGCCGCTGATCTGCTCAATTCGGCCTCCCCGGTGAAACTCGTACGCATTCTCCGCGGCTATGGAGAGGAGAAGTACGCGGAACGAATCGTTTCCGCGATCGTGCGGGAACGTGAGATCCAACCTTTCACTTCCTCAGGTCGACTGGTGGATGTCATCTCTGATGCTGTTCCAGCCGCTGCGAGGCGTTCCCCGGGACATCCCGCCAAGCGTACCTTTCAGGCTCTCCGGATCGAGGTCAACGATGAGCTGGGCGTCCTGGAGAGATTCCTGCCTGCGGCGACTGCATCTCTCGCGCTTGGAGGGCGGATCGTGGTGCTGGCCTACCACTCCCTGGAAGACAGGCCTGTCAAACGTCATCTCGCGACCTTGGCCAGCGACGGGGCGCCGCGAGGTATGCCGATTGTCCCTGAACATCTGCAACCTTGTTTCACGCTTCTGACCCGGGGGGCCGAGCGGCCTTCGGAACAGGAAATCCAGTCAAACCCGCGTGCGGCATCCGCCAGGCTACGTGCCGCAGCCCGAGTTAAGGAGGCATAGTTGAGTGCCCTTGCCGCCGGCATCGAGCAAACAACCCGGCAGATCCCGCGTCCCCGGCTGCGGCTCGTACCTCCGGTCAAGGCCCGTGTCTCCACGTTTGGGTTCCTACTGATACTGGCCGCCCTGGTGGTGGTGGGTATGGTTTTCGTCATGGTCGTGACCACTCAGGTCGGTGCCCAGTCCCGTGATCTTTCAAATCTTCGAAGGGAAGCCGCACAGCTGTCCTACGAGGTAGCGGCTCGTCGAACGGAGCTTCAAGGTGTCTCCAGCAGTGGGTCGCTTGCTCTTCGGGCTTCGGAGTTGGGCATGGTACCGAACCCCTTTCCCGCTTTTGTTGATCTTTCAAACGGAGCCATTGTGGGGCA from Arachnia propionica encodes the following:
- a CDS encoding MoxR family ATPase, with the translated sequence MTQTAAAPLALAEVSALANQMKQSIGSVIEGKPHQIHMTVLVLLAQGHLLLEDVPGVGKTVLAKALGRSISGAVSRIQFTPDLLPSDVTGVSVFNQQTREFEFKPGGIFANIVLGDEINRASPKTQSALLEAMAEGQVSADGQTYQLKRPFMVVATQNPIEMEGTYPLPEAQRDRFMARIEMGYPGHQAEMAMLTAQAGGDKLATIHPVTDVVHVERAIATMRGIYVAPVINDYIVRLVGSTRTDPELRLGASPRACVHLMRAARVEAALQGRDYVIPEDVTTLAVPLLAHRVLLTVDAQIARQSNEAVITRIVTTTQPPHRS
- a CDS encoding DUF58 domain-containing protein, which gives rise to MQGFRFGLTGRGLAMLVFGGIIAAVAAIMGEPDLAWVGVFIVSLPLLGLVTVLVLPPRLTCKRSVIPDSLPVGDVARVRLLITSSRTVSFSALGFRDRLPEALGRDATFTLVRGLGRWRQAAGYDITTQQRGHFRIGPLLVRNSDAFGVAWRSWQAAERITSLRVTPRLWPLPLPKGGRASGASGDATPQRIGNAGADDVLVREHRHGDGMRRVHWRMSAKRGELMVRLEEQPWDPAMTIIVDTRSTAHIGSGPESTLEWVLSLCASVATELLRDRLRVALLGSDGVIFRPVNGESTGAASRLLATVTDVEPSGRSLLEDCLADPDALGTARTVVAGLGLLRPRDAAALVAATTRVADIDALVPDARAFRLPAEIVGAHEEACRLLTTSGWNMVTFGPDNSVPQAWSRLVAQREAR
- the mraZ gene encoding division/cell wall cluster transcriptional repressor MraZ: MFLGTHTPKLDEKGRLILPARFREALEGGLVVTRTQERALAIYPKDTFEALMAPVSAAPSTLKQVRDYQRMLTAGASFEVPDRQGRITIPPILRAYAGLERDVVVIGAMNRAEIWDAEHWAEYQAEQESGFAELDAELLSQLGQ
- the rsmH gene encoding 16S rRNA (cytosine(1402)-N(4))-methyltransferase RsmH, giving the protein MVVTAKGSNHDPVMLDRVVELLAPSLAVPDAVYVDCTLGLGGHARAVLEAAPSARLIGIDRDPEALAVARERLGSFAERIALVKAVYDELPEVLADLGVDQVHAVLADLGVSSLQIDREERGFAYRVDAPLDMRMSGGEGRSAADLLNSASPVKLVRILRGYGEEKYAERIVSAIVREREIQPFTSSGRLVDVISDAVPAAARRSPGHPAKRTFQALRIEVNDELGVLERFLPAATASLALGGRIVVLAYHSLEDRPVKRHLATLASDGAPRGMPIVPEHLQPCFTLLTRGAERPSEQEIQSNPRAASARLRAAARVKEA